One genomic region from Enterobacter hormaechei ATCC 49162 encodes:
- the paaA gene encoding 1,2-phenylacetyl-CoA epoxidase subunit PaaA gives MTQEQRFEQRIAQETAIEPQDWMPEAYRKTLIRQIGQHAHSEIVGMLPEGNWITRAPTLRRKAILLAKVQDEAGHGLYLYSAAETLGCAREDIYQKMLDGKMKYSSIFNYPTLSWADIGVIGWLVDGAAIVNQVALCRTSYGPYARAMVKICKEESFHQRQGFEACMALAQGSEAQRQMLQDAINRFWWPALMMFGPNDDNSPNSARSLAWKIKRFGNDELRQRFVDNTVPQVEMLGMTVPDPDLRFDEESGHYRFGEIDWQEFDEVINGRGICNHERLAAKRKAWDDGAWVREAALAHAEKQRARQAA, from the coding sequence GTGACGCAAGAACAACGCTTTGAGCAACGCATCGCACAGGAGACGGCCATCGAGCCGCAGGACTGGATGCCGGAAGCCTACCGCAAGACGCTGATCCGCCAGATTGGACAGCACGCTCACTCTGAAATTGTTGGCATGCTGCCGGAAGGGAACTGGATCACCCGCGCGCCGACGCTGCGCCGGAAAGCCATTCTGCTGGCGAAGGTGCAGGATGAAGCCGGACACGGCCTGTACCTCTACAGCGCGGCGGAAACGCTGGGCTGCGCCCGGGAGGACATCTATCAAAAGATGCTCGACGGCAAAATGAAATACTCCTCCATCTTCAACTATCCGACCCTGAGCTGGGCCGATATCGGCGTCATTGGCTGGCTGGTGGACGGGGCGGCCATTGTGAACCAGGTGGCGCTGTGTCGTACCTCTTACGGTCCGTATGCCCGGGCGATGGTGAAAATCTGTAAAGAAGAGAGCTTCCACCAGCGTCAGGGTTTTGAGGCCTGCATGGCGCTGGCGCAGGGCAGTGAAGCCCAGCGGCAGATGTTGCAGGACGCCATCAACCGTTTCTGGTGGCCCGCGCTGATGATGTTCGGACCCAACGACGACAACTCCCCGAACAGCGCCCGCAGCCTGGCCTGGAAAATCAAACGCTTTGGCAACGATGAGCTTCGCCAGCGCTTCGTGGATAACACGGTGCCTCAGGTGGAGATGCTCGGCATGACCGTGCCGGACCCCGACCTGCGTTTCGATGAAGAGAGCGGTCACTACCGCTTCGGCGAAATCGACTGGCAGGAATTTGACGAGGTGATCAACGGGCGCGGCATCTGCAACCACGAACGTCTGGCCGCAAAACGTAAAGCCTGGGACGACGGCGCCTGGGTGCGTGAAGCCGCTCTGGCCCACGCGGAAAAACAACGCGCCCGCCAGGCCGCATAA
- the paaZ gene encoding phenylacetic acid degradation bifunctional protein PaaZ: MQQLASFLSGTWQSGRGRARTITHAISGETLFEVTSEGLDMAAARRYAIEHGGEALRAMSFIERAAMLKAVAKHLLSQKDRFYALSAQTGATKADSWVDIEGGIGTLFTYASLGSRELPDDTLWPEDELIPLSKEGGFAARHVLTSKSGVAVHINAFNFPCWGMLEKLAPTWLAGMPAIIKPATATAQVTQAMVKAIVESGLVPDGAISLICGGAGDLLNQLDSQDVVTFTGSASTGQSLRVHPNIVANSIPFTMEADSLNCCVLGEDVTPEQPEFALFIREVVREMTAKAGQKCTAIRRIIVPEAQDEAVSQALIARLEKVIVGDPAQEGVKMGALVNSEQRADVQEKVDHLLAAGCQIRLGGKADLQAAGAFFPPTLLFCPQPDETPAVHSTEAFGPVATLMPYRNTEHAMQLARAGGGSLAGTLVTADTHVARQFIAGAARAHGRIQILNEESAKESTGHGSPLPQLVHGGPGRAGGGEELGGLRAVKHYLQRTAIQGSPSMLAAIGKQWVRGAGVQEDRVHPFRKYFEELQPGDSLLTPRRTLTEADIVNFACLSGDHFYAHMDKIGAAESIFGERVVHGYFLISAAAGLFVDAGVGPVIANYGMENLRFIEPVKPGDTIQVRLTCKRKTLKKQRTAEEKPTGVVEWAVEIFNQHQQAVALYSILTLVARQQGDFS; this comes from the coding sequence ATGCAGCAGTTAGCCAGCTTCTTGTCCGGCACCTGGCAATCAGGCCGGGGCCGCGCGCGCACCATCACCCACGCCATTAGCGGGGAAACGCTATTCGAGGTCACCAGCGAAGGGCTGGATATGGCGGCCGCGCGCCGTTACGCCATTGAACACGGCGGGGAAGCGCTTCGCGCAATGAGCTTTATCGAGCGCGCCGCCATGTTGAAAGCGGTCGCGAAACACCTGCTCAGCCAGAAGGATCGGTTCTATGCCCTGTCAGCCCAGACCGGCGCAACGAAGGCCGACAGCTGGGTGGATATTGAAGGCGGTATCGGCACCCTCTTCACCTACGCAAGCCTCGGCAGCCGTGAGCTACCGGACGACACGCTGTGGCCGGAGGATGAGCTGATCCCGCTGTCGAAGGAAGGCGGCTTTGCGGCGCGCCACGTCTTAACGTCGAAATCCGGCGTGGCGGTGCATATCAACGCGTTCAACTTCCCGTGCTGGGGGATGCTGGAAAAGCTCGCCCCCACCTGGCTTGCCGGGATGCCCGCCATCATCAAGCCCGCCACCGCCACCGCGCAGGTGACTCAGGCGATGGTGAAAGCGATCGTCGAAAGCGGACTGGTGCCGGACGGCGCCATCAGCCTGATCTGCGGTGGCGCAGGCGATCTGCTGAACCAGCTCGACAGCCAGGACGTGGTGACGTTTACCGGCTCGGCCAGCACCGGGCAGAGCCTGCGTGTACACCCGAATATCGTCGCGAATTCCATTCCGTTTACCATGGAAGCGGATTCCCTTAACTGCTGCGTGCTGGGTGAGGACGTGACGCCGGAGCAGCCGGAGTTTGCGCTGTTTATCCGCGAGGTGGTGCGCGAGATGACCGCCAAAGCCGGGCAAAAATGTACTGCCATCCGCCGCATCATCGTGCCGGAAGCACAGGATGAAGCCGTCAGCCAGGCGCTGATTGCGCGGCTGGAGAAAGTGATCGTCGGCGATCCGGCCCAGGAAGGGGTTAAGATGGGCGCACTGGTCAACAGTGAGCAACGTGCCGACGTGCAGGAAAAAGTCGATCATCTGCTTGCCGCAGGCTGCCAGATACGTCTGGGTGGCAAAGCCGATTTGCAGGCGGCTGGCGCATTCTTCCCGCCCACCCTGCTGTTCTGCCCGCAGCCGGACGAGACCCCAGCCGTCCATTCCACCGAGGCTTTTGGCCCGGTTGCAACCCTGATGCCGTACCGTAACACCGAACACGCCATGCAGTTGGCGCGGGCGGGCGGCGGGAGCCTGGCGGGAACGCTGGTTACGGCAGATACCCACGTGGCGCGGCAGTTTATTGCCGGTGCAGCCCGTGCCCACGGGCGTATTCAGATCCTCAACGAAGAATCGGCCAAAGAGTCCACCGGACACGGCTCACCGCTGCCGCAGCTGGTGCACGGTGGTCCCGGACGCGCGGGCGGCGGCGAGGAGCTGGGTGGCCTGCGCGCGGTGAAGCACTATCTTCAGCGCACGGCCATTCAGGGCAGCCCGTCCATGCTCGCCGCCATCGGCAAACAGTGGGTCCGTGGTGCCGGGGTGCAGGAGGATCGCGTTCATCCGTTCCGCAAATACTTCGAGGAGTTACAGCCGGGCGACAGTCTGCTGACTCCGCGCCGTACCCTCACGGAAGCGGATATCGTGAATTTTGCCTGCCTGAGCGGGGATCATTTCTACGCCCATATGGACAAAATTGGCGCGGCGGAGTCGATTTTTGGCGAGCGCGTGGTGCACGGTTATTTCCTGATTTCCGCCGCGGCCGGGCTGTTTGTCGACGCAGGCGTTGGGCCGGTGATTGCCAACTACGGCATGGAAAACCTGCGCTTTATTGAGCCGGTCAAACCGGGCGACACCATTCAGGTGCGCCTGACCTGTAAACGCAAAACGCTGAAGAAACAGCGCACTGCCGAGGAAAAACCGACCGGCGTAGTGGAATGGGCGGTGGAGATTTTCAACCAGCACCAGCAGGCCGTGGCGCTCTACTCCATCCTGACGCTGGTGGCGCGCCAGCAGGGTGATTTCAGCTAA
- the tynA gene encoding primary-amine oxidase, with translation MGSNSSFSARRTALAIAVALCCAWQSPVYAHGSEAHMVPMDKTLQAFGADVQWDDYAQMFTIAKDGAFVKVKPGANTAIVNGKPLTLQVPVVMKDNKAYIPETFINDVFQSGLDQTFQVEKRPHPLNALTADEIKQAVAIVKASADFKPNTRFTQIALAEPEKAKVWDFVLNGTAVDAPRQANIVMLDGKHIIESRVDLKDKKILRWEPIKDAHGMVLLDDFNTVQQIINESPEFAAVLKKRGITDPKNVITTPLTVGFFDGKDGLKQEDRLLKVISYLDVGDGNYWAHPIENLVAVVDLEQKKIQKIEEGPVVPVPLTPRPYDGRDRVETVKKPLEIIEPEGKNYTITGDMVHWQNWDFHLSLDSRVGPMISTVTYNDNGKKRQVMYQGSLGGMIVPYGDPDIGWYFKAYLDSGDYGMGTLTSPLVRGKDVPSNAVMLNETIPDYTGAPMEIPRAIAIFERYAGPEYKHQELGKPNVSTERRELVVRWVSTVGNYDYIFDWVFHENGTIGIDAGATGIEAVKGVQTKTMHDATAKDDTKYGTLIDHNIVGTTHQHIYNFRLDMDVDGVNNKLVAMDPDVKPNTAGGPRTSTMQVNQYDIDTEQQAAQKFDPGTIRLLSNTRKENRMGNPVSYQIIPYAGGTHPVASGAKFAPDEWIYHRLSFMDKQLWVTRYHPDEMYPEGKYPNRSTHDTGLGQYSKDNESLNDQDNVVWMTTGTTHVARAEEWPIMPTEWVHTLLKPWNFFDETPTLGKKKEQK, from the coding sequence ATGGGAAGCAATTCTTCTTTTTCTGCCCGTAGAACGGCACTGGCCATCGCCGTTGCGCTCTGTTGCGCCTGGCAATCCCCTGTTTACGCTCACGGCAGCGAGGCGCATATGGTTCCGATGGACAAAACGCTTCAGGCGTTTGGCGCGGACGTGCAGTGGGATGATTACGCCCAGATGTTCACCATCGCCAAAGACGGTGCCTTTGTGAAGGTCAAACCCGGAGCAAACACCGCCATCGTTAACGGCAAACCGCTGACGCTCCAGGTGCCCGTGGTGATGAAGGACAACAAGGCGTATATCCCGGAGACCTTTATCAACGATGTCTTTCAGTCCGGTCTTGATCAGACATTCCAGGTAGAAAAACGCCCTCACCCGTTAAACGCGCTAACGGCTGATGAAATCAAACAGGCCGTGGCCATTGTGAAGGCCTCTGCGGATTTTAAACCCAATACCCGCTTTACCCAGATTGCGCTGGCGGAGCCAGAAAAAGCCAAAGTCTGGGATTTTGTGCTGAACGGCACGGCGGTGGATGCGCCCCGCCAGGCAAATATCGTCATGCTTGACGGCAAACACATCATCGAAAGCCGCGTGGATCTGAAGGACAAAAAGATCCTCCGCTGGGAGCCGATCAAAGACGCGCACGGCATGGTGCTGCTGGATGACTTCAATACCGTGCAGCAGATCATCAATGAAAGCCCGGAGTTTGCCGCAGTCCTGAAAAAGCGCGGCATTACCGACCCGAAGAACGTGATCACCACCCCGCTTACCGTCGGCTTTTTTGACGGCAAGGATGGGCTGAAACAGGAAGACCGCCTGCTGAAGGTGATCAGCTATCTCGACGTGGGTGACGGTAACTACTGGGCACACCCGATCGAAAACCTGGTTGCGGTGGTGGATCTTGAGCAGAAGAAAATCCAGAAGATTGAGGAAGGTCCGGTCGTGCCGGTGCCGCTCACGCCGCGCCCGTATGATGGCCGCGACCGCGTTGAAACGGTGAAAAAACCGCTGGAGATTATCGAGCCGGAAGGCAAGAACTACACCATCACCGGGGACATGGTGCACTGGCAGAACTGGGATTTTCATCTGAGCCTGGACTCCCGCGTCGGCCCGATGATCTCCACCGTGACCTATAACGACAATGGCAAAAAACGGCAGGTGATGTATCAGGGATCGCTCGGCGGCATGATTGTGCCGTACGGCGACCCGGATATCGGCTGGTACTTTAAAGCCTACCTGGACTCCGGCGACTACGGCATGGGTACCCTGACCTCACCGCTGGTGCGCGGCAAAGACGTGCCGTCTAACGCCGTGATGCTCAACGAAACCATCCCGGATTACACCGGCGCGCCAATGGAGATCCCCCGGGCGATCGCCATTTTCGAGCGTTACGCCGGGCCGGAATATAAGCACCAGGAGTTAGGTAAACCCAACGTCAGCACCGAACGCCGCGAGCTGGTGGTGCGCTGGGTCAGCACCGTGGGTAACTACGATTACATCTTCGACTGGGTATTCCACGAAAATGGCACCATCGGCATTGATGCGGGGGCCACGGGCATAGAAGCGGTGAAAGGTGTGCAGACGAAAACCATGCATGATGCCACCGCGAAGGATGACACGAAATACGGCACGCTGATCGACCATAATATTGTCGGGACCACGCACCAGCACATCTATAACTTCCGCCTGGATATGGACGTGGACGGCGTCAATAACAAGCTGGTGGCGATGGATCCGGACGTCAAACCGAACACCGCTGGCGGCCCGCGCACCAGCACCATGCAGGTTAATCAGTACGACATTGATACCGAACAGCAGGCGGCGCAGAAGTTCGACCCTGGCACCATCCGCCTGCTGAGCAACACCCGCAAAGAGAACCGCATGGGCAACCCGGTCTCGTATCAGATCATCCCTTACGCGGGGGGGACACACCCGGTGGCGTCCGGCGCGAAATTTGCCCCGGACGAGTGGATTTATCACCGCCTGAGCTTTATGGATAAACAGCTTTGGGTGACGCGTTACCATCCCGACGAGATGTACCCGGAGGGAAAATACCCGAACCGTTCTACGCACGATACGGGCCTCGGCCAGTACAGCAAAGATAACGAGTCGCTGAATGACCAGGATAACGTCGTCTGGATGACCACCGGCACCACCCACGTCGCCCGCGCCGAAGAGTGGCCGATAATGCCGACGGAATGGGTGCACACGTTACTCAAACCGTGGAATTTCTTTGACGAGACGCCCACGCTCGGCAAGAAAAAAGAGCAGAAATAA
- a CDS encoding GGDEF domain-containing protein — MEKRHNATPEPATWPTRKSMVVHGLAVNLPWLAFVNTSFAIMVLLRNSLFGQIDTLFHITPHLQLIVDATMLGVIILNGALVLMAWRHMRGVSAVLFLCGVLWSLCCYWFIYVIQLPHPWPIFVTLLMAGMTALYFHPVALLCFTVPLWITMPVASMLLNQEINYRFVGTWVVFTFILVCGRYILLSWFEEAWRRNQQNQRLISRLDALAHQDPLTKTANRRAMELVLENAVEQGKRFAVLMLDVDYFKLYNDTYGHQAGDACLARVAEVLNTSVRTPEDVVSRYGGEEFVVILFDCEASVAEKVAARIQAGLRTAAIPHSASKVSECVTVSTGIAGYTAGLAGPEIIARADAALYRAKEAGRDRWSL; from the coding sequence ATGGAAAAACGACATAACGCCACACCCGAACCGGCGACATGGCCTACCCGTAAGTCAATGGTTGTTCACGGACTGGCCGTGAACCTGCCGTGGCTCGCCTTCGTGAACACGAGCTTTGCCATTATGGTCCTGCTGCGCAATTCGCTGTTCGGCCAGATTGATACCCTGTTTCACATTACCCCGCATCTCCAGTTGATTGTTGATGCCACCATGCTCGGTGTGATCATTCTGAACGGTGCGCTGGTGCTAATGGCCTGGCGCCATATGCGCGGGGTCAGTGCGGTACTGTTCCTCTGCGGTGTGCTCTGGTCGTTGTGTTGTTACTGGTTTATCTATGTCATACAGCTTCCCCATCCCTGGCCCATCTTCGTCACCCTGCTGATGGCTGGCATGACCGCGCTCTATTTTCACCCGGTGGCACTGCTCTGCTTCACGGTTCCGCTGTGGATCACCATGCCTGTTGCCAGCATGCTGTTGAATCAGGAAATTAATTATCGCTTTGTCGGGACGTGGGTAGTCTTCACGTTCATTCTCGTTTGCGGACGCTATATCCTGTTGAGCTGGTTTGAAGAGGCGTGGCGTCGCAACCAGCAGAATCAGCGTTTGATTTCGCGGCTGGATGCGCTGGCCCATCAGGATCCGCTAACGAAAACGGCTAACCGTCGGGCGATGGAACTGGTGCTGGAAAATGCAGTGGAGCAAGGCAAACGCTTCGCGGTGCTGATGCTGGATGTCGATTATTTCAAATTGTATAACGACACCTATGGTCACCAGGCGGGAGATGCGTGTCTCGCGCGGGTGGCGGAGGTGCTGAACACCTCGGTGCGCACGCCAGAGGATGTGGTCTCCCGCTACGGTGGCGAGGAGTTTGTGGTGATCCTCTTTGACTGCGAAGCAAGCGTTGCTGAGAAAGTCGCTGCGCGGATCCAGGCAGGCCTGCGCACCGCAGCCATTCCGCACAGCGCGTCGAAGGTGAGTGAATGTGTAACGGTGAGTACAGGCATCGCAGGCTATACCGCAGGACTGGCTGGCCCGGAAATCATTGCCCGCGCCGATGCGGCACTCTATCGGGCGAAGGAGGCCGGGCGGGATCGGTGGTCGCTGTAA
- a CDS encoding aldehyde dehydrogenase family protein gives MSESHVAVLPGVQQFLDRQHGLWIEGRQAASDSEKRLNVYNPATGEVIASTADASVDDVDRAVMSGWRAFVARSWAGRLPAERERILLRFADLVEQHGEELAQLETLEQGKSINISRAFEVGCTLNWMRYTAGLTTKIAGKTLDLSIPLPQGARYQAWTRKEPVGVVAGIVPWNFPLMIGMWKVMPALAAGCSIVIKPSETTPLTLLRVAELASEAGIPDGVFNVVTGSGAVCGAALTSHPRIAKVSFTGSTATGKQIARAAADTLTGVTLELGGKNPAIVLKDADPAWVIEGLMTGSFLNQGQVCAASSRIYIEAPLFDTLVSGFEQAVKSLSVGPGMSPEAFINPLVSRAHCDKVQAFLDEAKAHNAQLIAGNRGPDGKGYYVSPTLVVNPDNHLRLTREEVFGPVVNLVRVADGEEALQLANDTEYGLTASVWTQNISKALAYTDRLQAGTVWVNSHTLIDANLPFGGMKQSGTGRDFGPDWLDGWCETKSVCVRY, from the coding sequence ATGTCCGAATCACACGTCGCCGTCCTGCCTGGCGTGCAGCAGTTTTTAGATCGTCAGCACGGCCTGTGGATTGAAGGGCGTCAGGCGGCATCCGATAGCGAAAAACGTCTGAACGTTTACAACCCGGCAACCGGCGAGGTCATTGCCTCCACCGCCGATGCCAGCGTCGACGATGTCGATCGTGCGGTGATGTCTGGCTGGCGCGCCTTTGTCGCCCGAAGCTGGGCCGGGCGGCTGCCGGCAGAGCGGGAACGCATCCTGCTGCGGTTTGCGGATCTGGTGGAACAGCATGGCGAAGAGCTGGCACAGCTCGAAACCCTGGAGCAGGGGAAATCGATTAACATTTCCCGCGCCTTCGAGGTGGGCTGCACCCTGAACTGGATGCGCTACACGGCGGGGCTGACCACCAAAATTGCTGGCAAAACCCTCGATCTCTCGATTCCACTGCCGCAGGGCGCGCGCTATCAGGCGTGGACGCGTAAAGAGCCGGTTGGGGTCGTGGCGGGGATTGTGCCGTGGAACTTCCCGCTGATGATTGGCATGTGGAAGGTGATGCCCGCGCTGGCGGCAGGCTGTTCCATCGTGATCAAACCTTCCGAAACCACGCCGCTCACCCTGTTACGGGTGGCTGAACTGGCGAGCGAGGCGGGGATCCCGGATGGCGTGTTCAATGTCGTGACCGGCAGTGGCGCCGTCTGTGGCGCGGCGCTGACCTCTCATCCGCGCATTGCCAAAGTGAGCTTTACCGGTTCGACGGCGACGGGCAAGCAGATTGCCCGCGCGGCGGCGGATACCCTAACGGGCGTGACGCTGGAGCTTGGCGGCAAAAATCCGGCCATCGTGCTGAAAGATGCCGATCCGGCATGGGTGATTGAAGGGCTGATGACCGGCAGCTTCCTGAATCAGGGGCAGGTCTGCGCGGCCAGTTCACGCATTTATATTGAGGCGCCGCTGTTCGACACGCTGGTCAGCGGGTTTGAACAGGCCGTGAAATCGCTCAGCGTCGGGCCGGGCATGTCGCCGGAGGCGTTTATCAATCCGCTGGTGTCACGCGCCCACTGCGATAAGGTACAGGCGTTCCTCGATGAGGCGAAGGCGCACAATGCGCAGCTGATCGCCGGGAATCGGGGGCCAGACGGCAAAGGCTATTACGTTTCGCCAACGCTGGTGGTCAACCCGGATAATCATCTGCGCCTGACGCGGGAAGAGGTGTTCGGGCCGGTGGTGAACCTGGTCCGTGTGGCCGACGGGGAAGAGGCGCTTCAACTAGCGAACGATACGGAGTATGGCTTAACGGCCAGCGTCTGGACGCAGAACATCAGCAAAGCGCTGGCGTACACCGACAGGCTACAGGCCGGAACCGTGTGGGTGAACAGCCACACGCTGATCGACGCCAACCTGCCGTTCGGCGGCATGAAGCAGTCCGGCACCGGGCGCGATTTCGGCCCCGACTGGCTGGATGGCTGGTGTGAAACGAAGTCGGTGTGCGTGCGGTATTAA
- the feaR gene encoding transcriptional regulator FeaR — translation MACASEQDNFQQWLAQINQVCGRFAARPLEGAFFGELETSYTQSLKLSTVTAAGVNLFRTSQEIKNGNDAWFYTVFQLEGSAGIEQDDRRAMLKAGDITLIDASRPCSIYWQERSRQISLLLPRQLIEQHARFQEVRCALPLSRTLPTVQLSYRLLQESMGNADLSASESEAALEAMVCLLRPAFQQHDEVLPRKERQFRHVLSLIDDHIQSEALRPEWIASESGMSVRSLYRMFAGKGLVVAQYIKNRRLDLCAQALRSIGDDEKLAGIGYSWGFTDHSHFSTAFKQRFGVSPGEYRKRYR, via the coding sequence ATGGCGTGTGCAAGCGAACAGGACAATTTTCAGCAGTGGCTGGCGCAAATTAACCAGGTTTGTGGGCGCTTTGCGGCACGTCCGTTAGAGGGGGCGTTTTTCGGTGAGCTGGAAACCAGCTATACCCAAAGTCTGAAGCTGAGCACGGTGACCGCCGCAGGCGTTAACCTGTTTCGCACCTCTCAGGAGATCAAAAACGGCAATGACGCCTGGTTCTACACCGTGTTTCAGCTGGAAGGCAGCGCCGGAATCGAACAGGACGACCGTCGTGCAATGCTGAAAGCCGGAGATATCACGCTGATTGACGCCTCCCGCCCGTGCTCCATTTACTGGCAGGAGCGTTCCCGCCAGATTTCGCTGCTGCTCCCGCGACAACTCATTGAGCAACATGCGCGTTTTCAGGAAGTGCGCTGCGCGCTGCCCCTCTCCCGCACTCTGCCGACCGTGCAGCTAAGCTACCGGTTGTTACAGGAGAGCATGGGCAATGCCGATCTGAGCGCCAGTGAAAGCGAAGCGGCGCTGGAGGCGATGGTGTGTCTGTTGCGTCCGGCCTTCCAGCAGCATGACGAGGTGCTGCCGCGCAAGGAGCGTCAGTTCCGCCACGTGCTGTCCCTGATTGACGATCATATTCAGTCGGAGGCGTTAAGACCGGAGTGGATAGCCTCAGAGAGCGGGATGTCCGTGCGCAGCTTATACCGCATGTTTGCCGGGAAAGGGCTGGTGGTGGCGCAGTATATTAAGAACCGTCGCCTCGATTTATGCGCTCAGGCGCTGCGTTCCATTGGCGATGACGAAAAGCTGGCGGGAATAGGCTACAGCTGGGGCTTTACCGACCATAGCCATTTTTCCACCGCCTTTAAGCAGCGTTTCGGGGTTTCGCCGGGCGAATACCGTAAGCGTTACCGGTAG
- a CDS encoding YdbL family protein has translation MKRLALMLLALGMNVHAATLTLNDARAQGRVGETLSGYLAPVQHDAETLALVNRINAARTESYQQLADSNNLPVDEVAKMAGQKLVARAQPGEYVKGINGKWLKK, from the coding sequence ATGAAACGATTAGCTCTGATGTTACTGGCGCTGGGGATGAACGTTCACGCCGCCACGCTTACGCTCAATGATGCGCGTGCCCAGGGGCGCGTAGGGGAAACCCTGAGCGGCTATCTTGCGCCCGTTCAGCACGACGCTGAAACCCTGGCGCTGGTTAACCGTATCAACGCCGCACGCACGGAAAGTTATCAGCAACTGGCTGACAGTAATAATTTGCCCGTCGACGAGGTGGCGAAAATGGCGGGACAAAAGCTGGTGGCCCGCGCACAGCCGGGTGAGTACGTGAAGGGGATTAACGGCAAGTGGCTGAAAAAGTAA
- a CDS encoding YnbE family lipoprotein codes for MKKRAGVLTVAVVALLSGCTPRIEVAAPKEPITINMNVKIEHEIHIKVDKDVEALLKTRSDLF; via the coding sequence ATGAAAAAGAGGGCTGGTGTACTCACCGTGGCCGTCGTCGCGCTGCTGTCAGGCTGCACGCCGCGCATTGAAGTGGCGGCGCCCAAAGAGCCGATCACCATCAACATGAACGTGAAAATCGAGCATGAAATCCACATCAAGGTGGATAAAGACGTTGAAGCCCTGCTGAAAACCCGCAGCGATCTGTTCTGA